A stretch of the Bordetella genomosp. 8 genome encodes the following:
- the mfd gene encoding transcription-repair coupling factor — MPADFPSTPAAPLVPSTDSTLAALKPGTRYTQPRPPGSGDAWLLADLARQARRPLLVLTADPLEAQRLTDEILLFAPELRVRQLPDWETLPYDAFSPHHDLISERLKTLDALMRQSVDVLTVPVTTALYRLAPPAFMAAYTFSFKQRDKLDEAALRAQLTLANYTHVTQVTAPGEFCLRGGLIDLFPMGSAVPYRLDLFDNEIESIRAFDVDTQRSLYPVNQVQLLPGREFPMDEEARNRFRARFRELFEGDPSRALPYRDMGNGIAFAGIEYYLPLFFDQTATLFDYLAPSTITVTIGDIDDAIRRFAQDTGSRYDFLKSDRERPVLPPSALFLDADSLFGQLKDFERLSLTAERGHPDIGPAPDVAVTRRSDDPVARLRAVVDSGKWRLLLCADSAGRRETLAQMLAEFDLAPDFEAASIEDFRVSAARLALLAAPLTSGFSLPGEGIAFITENDLYPGQAAVSRRGRREQERASNVEAMVRDLSELREGDPVVHAQHGIGRYHGLVNMDMGEGEMEFLHLEYANGSTLYVPVSQLHVIARYSGADPEAAPLHQLGSGQWDKARRKAAKQVRDTAAELLDLYAKRAAREGYAFKLQLNDYEAFAEGFGFEETADQAAAIQAVIMDMTSGKPMDRLVCGDVGFGKTEVALRAAFLAVANGKQVALLCPTTLLAEQHAQTFADRFADWPVRVVELSRFRSAKEVAAAIQGINSGSVDIVIGTHKILSKDVRFKQLGLVIIDEEHRFGVRQKEALKSLRAEVDVLTLTATPIPRTLGMSLEGIRDFSVIATAPQKRLAIKTFVRREDGSTIREALLRELKRGGQAYFLHNEVETIHNRRARLEELVPEARIAVAHGQMGERELEQVMKGFYQQRFNVLLCTTIIETGIDVPTANTIVIHRADRFGLAQLHQLRGRVGRSHHQAYAYLLTPGEDAITSNAKKRLEAIQAMEELGSGFYLAMHDLEIRGTGEVLGESQSGNIQEVGFSMYTDMLNEAVRALKAGEEPDLEAPFGKSCEVNLHAPALLPADYCADVHARLAVYKRLSHAEDEDDLIRIQEELIDRFGKLPESAQTLLASHRLRLAAQALGIIKIDASETQALIQFGPNPPIDSMRIIELVQKQRHIKLAGQDKLRVDIKGQQIPARVDAVRTVLRALA; from the coding sequence ATGCCTGCAGATTTCCCCTCTACTCCCGCGGCGCCGCTGGTCCCGTCGACCGACTCCACCCTGGCGGCCCTGAAACCCGGCACCCGATATACGCAGCCCCGTCCTCCCGGTTCGGGCGATGCGTGGTTATTGGCCGACCTGGCGCGCCAGGCGCGCCGGCCGCTGCTCGTGCTGACGGCCGACCCGCTGGAGGCGCAACGCCTCACCGATGAAATCCTGCTTTTCGCACCTGAGCTGCGCGTGCGCCAATTGCCGGACTGGGAGACGCTGCCCTACGACGCGTTCTCGCCGCACCACGACCTGATATCCGAGCGGCTCAAGACCCTGGACGCGCTGATGCGGCAGTCCGTGGACGTGCTGACGGTGCCGGTGACCACCGCCTTGTATCGCCTGGCACCGCCGGCCTTCATGGCGGCCTATACGTTCTCGTTCAAGCAGCGCGACAAGCTGGACGAAGCCGCCCTGCGCGCGCAATTGACGCTGGCCAATTACACGCACGTCACGCAGGTCACGGCGCCCGGTGAATTCTGCCTGCGCGGCGGCTTGATCGACCTGTTCCCCATGGGTTCGGCCGTGCCCTACCGGCTGGACCTGTTCGACAACGAGATCGAATCGATACGTGCCTTCGACGTCGACACCCAGCGCAGCCTGTACCCGGTCAATCAGGTGCAGCTGCTGCCCGGGCGCGAGTTCCCGATGGACGAAGAGGCGCGCAACCGCTTCCGCGCGCGCTTTCGCGAGCTCTTCGAAGGCGATCCCTCGCGTGCCCTGCCGTACCGCGACATGGGCAATGGCATTGCCTTCGCCGGCATCGAGTACTACCTGCCGCTGTTCTTCGACCAGACCGCTACGCTGTTCGACTACCTGGCGCCCTCTACCATCACGGTGACGATAGGCGACATCGACGACGCCATCCGCCGCTTCGCCCAGGACACCGGCAGCCGCTACGACTTCCTGAAGAGCGACCGCGAACGTCCGGTGCTGCCGCCATCGGCGCTGTTCCTGGACGCGGACTCGCTGTTCGGCCAGTTGAAGGATTTCGAGCGTCTTTCGCTGACCGCCGAACGCGGCCATCCGGACATCGGCCCGGCACCGGACGTAGCCGTCACGCGGCGCTCCGACGATCCGGTGGCCCGCCTGCGCGCGGTGGTCGACAGCGGCAAGTGGCGCCTGCTGCTGTGCGCGGATTCCGCGGGCCGGCGCGAAACGCTGGCGCAGATGCTGGCCGAATTCGACCTGGCGCCCGATTTCGAAGCCGCCTCCATCGAAGACTTCCGCGTTTCCGCGGCGCGCCTGGCGCTGCTGGCGGCGCCGCTGACATCGGGCTTCAGCCTACCCGGCGAAGGCATCGCCTTCATCACCGAAAACGATTTGTACCCCGGCCAGGCGGCGGTCAGCCGGCGCGGCCGGCGCGAGCAGGAACGCGCCAGCAACGTCGAAGCCATGGTGCGCGACCTGTCCGAACTGCGCGAAGGCGATCCGGTCGTCCATGCGCAGCACGGCATCGGGCGCTATCACGGCCTGGTCAACATGGACATGGGCGAAGGCGAAATGGAGTTCCTCCATCTCGAATACGCCAACGGCAGCACGCTGTACGTGCCGGTCTCGCAGTTGCACGTCATCGCGCGCTACAGCGGCGCCGATCCGGAAGCCGCGCCGCTGCACCAGCTGGGCTCCGGCCAATGGGACAAGGCGCGACGCAAGGCCGCCAAGCAAGTGCGCGACACCGCCGCCGAACTGCTGGACCTGTACGCCAAGCGCGCCGCGCGCGAAGGCTATGCCTTCAAGCTGCAGCTCAACGACTACGAGGCTTTCGCCGAAGGCTTCGGCTTCGAGGAAACCGCCGACCAGGCCGCGGCCATCCAGGCCGTCATCATGGACATGACCTCGGGCAAGCCCATGGATCGCCTGGTCTGCGGCGACGTCGGTTTCGGCAAGACCGAGGTCGCGCTGCGCGCGGCCTTCCTGGCGGTGGCCAACGGCAAGCAGGTCGCCCTGCTCTGTCCCACCACCCTGCTGGCCGAGCAGCACGCGCAGACCTTCGCCGACCGCTTCGCCGACTGGCCGGTGCGCGTGGTGGAACTGTCCCGCTTCCGATCCGCCAAGGAAGTCGCGGCGGCCATCCAGGGCATCAACAGCGGCAGCGTCGACATCGTCATCGGCACCCACAAGATCCTGTCGAAGGACGTGCGCTTCAAGCAGCTGGGCCTGGTCATCATCGACGAGGAACACCGCTTCGGCGTCCGCCAGAAGGAAGCCCTGAAATCGCTGCGGGCCGAAGTCGACGTACTGACACTGACCGCCACGCCGATCCCGCGCACCCTGGGGATGTCGCTGGAAGGCATACGCGACTTCTCCGTCATCGCCACCGCGCCGCAGAAGCGCCTGGCGATAAAAACCTTCGTGCGCCGCGAAGACGGCAGCACCATACGCGAAGCCCTGCTGCGCGAATTGAAGCGCGGCGGGCAGGCCTACTTCCTGCACAACGAGGTCGAAACCATCCACAACCGCCGCGCGCGCCTGGAAGAGCTGGTGCCCGAAGCGCGCATCGCCGTCGCGCACGGGCAGATGGGCGAACGCGAGCTGGAACAGGTGATGAAAGGCTTCTACCAGCAGCGCTTCAATGTCCTGCTGTGCACCACCATCATCGAAACCGGCATCGACGTGCCGACGGCCAACACCATCGTCATCCATCGTGCCGACCGCTTCGGCCTGGCCCAGCTGCACCAGTTGCGCGGACGCGTGGGCCGCTCGCATCACCAGGCCTATGCCTACCTGCTGACGCCGGGCGAAGACGCGATCACGTCCAACGCCAAGAAGCGGCTGGAGGCCATCCAGGCCATGGAAGAACTGGGATCCGGCTTCTACCTGGCCATGCATGACCTGGAAATCCGCGGTACCGGCGAAGTCCTGGGCGAATCGCAGTCGGGCAACATCCAGGAAGTCGGCTTCTCCATGTACACGGACATGCTGAACGAAGCCGTGCGTGCGCTGAAGGCGGGTGAAGAACCCGACCTGGAGGCACCATTCGGCAAGTCCTGTGAAGTCAACCTCCACGCGCCGGCCCTGCTGCCGGCGGACTACTGCGCCGACGTGCACGCGCGCCTGGCCGTATACAAGCGCCTGTCCCATGCGGAAGACGAAGACGACCTGATCCGCATCCAGGAAGAATTGATCGACCGCTTCGGCAAGCTGCCGGAGTCGGCGCAGACCCTGCTGGCCTCGCACCGCCTGCGGCTGGCGGCGCAGGCGCTGGGTATCATCAAGATCGACGCCAGCGAGACCCAGGCGCTGATACAGTTCGGACCGAACCCGCCCATCGATTCCATGCGCATCATCGAACTGGTGCAGAAGCAGCGGCACATCAAGCTGGCCGGACAGGACAAGCTGCGCGTCGACATCAAGGGTCAGCAGATTCCCGCGCGCGTGGACGCGGTGCGCACGGTGCTGCGCGCACTGGCATGA
- the serB gene encoding phosphoserine phosphatase SerB, translated as MNTHYLVIQSPALTSDHCEQVAALSQAQGLLRLSATAARLLDVQHDDATRAEVRAWCENAGVDYAFMPKGSALSQCKVLAMDMDSTLINIECIDEIAGVAGVKDKVAAITEAAMRGEITDFSESLRRRVALLAGQPAQALEQVYRDKLRLNPGAESLIASARDAGIRILLVSGGFTFFTERLRERLGLDEAHSNTLEIVDGKITGRVLGDIVDAAGKAQRLQAFARRHGAAAEQIIAMGDGANDLKMLGLAGYSVAYHAKPVVREHTRFALNVSGLDGVLNWFEH; from the coding sequence ATGAACACCCACTACCTCGTCATCCAGTCTCCTGCCCTGACGTCCGACCATTGCGAACAGGTGGCCGCGCTGTCGCAGGCCCAGGGGCTGCTGCGCCTGAGCGCCACGGCCGCGCGGCTGCTGGATGTCCAGCACGACGACGCCACCCGCGCGGAAGTGCGCGCCTGGTGCGAGAACGCCGGCGTGGACTACGCCTTCATGCCCAAGGGCAGCGCGCTGTCGCAATGCAAGGTGCTGGCCATGGACATGGATTCGACGCTGATCAACATCGAATGCATCGATGAAATCGCCGGCGTGGCCGGGGTCAAGGACAAGGTCGCGGCCATCACCGAAGCCGCCATGCGCGGCGAGATCACCGACTTTTCCGAAAGCCTGCGCCGCCGCGTCGCCTTGCTGGCGGGGCAGCCGGCGCAAGCGCTGGAACAGGTGTACCGCGACAAGCTGCGCCTGAATCCCGGGGCCGAAAGCCTGATCGCCTCCGCGCGCGACGCCGGCATCAGAATACTGCTGGTATCCGGCGGATTCACCTTCTTCACCGAGCGGCTGCGCGAACGCCTGGGCCTGGACGAAGCGCATTCCAACACCCTGGAGATCGTCGACGGCAAGATCACGGGGCGGGTACTGGGTGACATCGTCGACGCGGCCGGCAAGGCGCAACGCCTGCAGGCCTTCGCGCGGCGCCATGGCGCCGCCGCCGAACAGATCATCGCCATGGGCGATGGCGCCAATGACCTGAAAATGCTGGGACTGGCCGGGTATTCGGTCGCCTACCATGCCAAGCCGGTGGTGCGCGAACATACGCGCTTCGCCTTGAACGTATCGGGACTGGACGGCGTGCTCAACTGGTTCGAACACTGA
- a CDS encoding TonB-dependent receptor codes for MKQQDSYSLNTLTQSLAVALASPALFLGQQAVAQNAPVTEMAPVQVEGDSLYDVPVSSSPKFTAPLLDTPKSVQIIPQTVIQDSAATSLQDVLRNSPGITFGAGEGGQPLADRPFIRGSSSGNNIYVDGIRDPGGQTREIFNVESVEVIRGADSAYGGRGSGGGSINLVSKKPKLGSFVQADAGLGTDAYWRGTVDANWQFNDNSAFRLNLLDGKGNVPGRNAVDYDKWGVAPSLSFGLGTPTRATFSYYHFQSDGMPDYGVPLATKIPGKHTSDGILNVGRSKFYGVYDRDYVKNKADIGTIELEHDFNQHVTLRNATRYGQTLNDYVLTNPGDGGAARFDPASGEWWMQRGLKSRWNQTTMLSNVTELYGKFDTGSLKHSYDVGVEFTNEKNKNASYNVTTTSGSFCPTVFPAGSMDCTPVYHPDPHDNWSGDISRGPLNSDTTSNTRAIYAFDTIEFNDRWSLNLGGRFDNYRIDGNFLPRGATSSQSTSGSWNIFSYQTGIVYKPAPNGSIYLSYATASTPPTVSGGDQETLTADTDSLDPEKSRTIELGTKWDVLNEKLTLTAAIYQTDRKDAQIQVDPGVFEQAGKTRVRGLELGFAGAVTPKWNVFGGYSYMDSELVKGAYNGVNEGDPLANTPRNSFSLWNTYKLLPKFTVGGGIYYVGKTYGGNQGGGGGGANSVYMPAYWRFDAMAAYQASPNLTFQLNVLNLTDKEYFARTNGVHHADYGPGRQVILTTSLRY; via the coding sequence TTGAAGCAGCAAGACTCGTATTCCTTGAATACGTTAACCCAGTCCCTGGCCGTTGCGCTGGCGAGCCCCGCGCTGTTCCTGGGGCAGCAGGCCGTCGCGCAGAACGCTCCCGTCACGGAAATGGCGCCCGTCCAGGTCGAAGGCGATTCCCTGTACGACGTACCGGTATCGTCTTCGCCGAAGTTCACGGCGCCCCTGCTGGATACGCCGAAGTCGGTGCAGATCATTCCGCAGACGGTGATCCAGGACAGCGCGGCCACTTCGCTTCAGGACGTATTGCGCAATTCTCCCGGCATCACCTTCGGCGCGGGGGAAGGCGGCCAGCCGCTCGCCGACCGGCCATTCATCCGCGGCAGCTCCTCGGGCAACAATATCTACGTCGACGGCATCCGTGACCCCGGCGGCCAGACCCGCGAAATCTTCAACGTCGAAAGCGTGGAGGTCATCCGCGGCGCGGACTCGGCCTACGGTGGCCGTGGCTCGGGCGGCGGCAGCATCAACCTGGTCAGCAAGAAACCCAAGCTGGGCTCCTTCGTACAGGCGGACGCCGGCCTGGGCACCGACGCCTATTGGCGCGGCACCGTGGACGCCAACTGGCAGTTCAACGACAACTCGGCATTCCGCCTGAACCTGCTGGACGGCAAGGGCAATGTCCCGGGCCGCAATGCCGTCGATTACGACAAATGGGGCGTGGCGCCATCGCTGTCCTTCGGCCTGGGAACGCCGACCCGCGCCACCTTCAGCTATTACCACTTCCAGTCCGACGGCATGCCGGACTATGGCGTGCCGCTGGCTACGAAGATCCCCGGCAAGCACACCAGCGACGGCATCCTGAACGTGGGCCGCAGCAAGTTCTACGGCGTGTATGACCGCGACTACGTGAAGAACAAGGCCGACATCGGCACGATCGAGCTGGAACATGACTTCAACCAGCACGTCACCCTGCGCAATGCCACGCGTTATGGCCAGACGCTGAACGACTACGTGCTGACCAACCCCGGCGACGGTGGCGCGGCGCGCTTCGACCCGGCCAGCGGCGAGTGGTGGATGCAGCGCGGGCTGAAATCGCGCTGGAACCAGACCACCATGCTGTCGAACGTCACGGAGCTGTACGGCAAATTCGACACCGGCTCGCTCAAGCACAGCTACGACGTCGGCGTCGAGTTCACCAACGAAAAGAACAAGAACGCCAGCTACAACGTGACGACGACGTCCGGCAGTTTCTGCCCGACGGTATTCCCCGCCGGATCCATGGACTGCACGCCCGTCTACCATCCGGATCCGCACGACAACTGGTCCGGCGATATTTCGCGCGGGCCCTTGAACAGCGACACCACGTCGAACACACGCGCCATCTATGCTTTCGACACCATCGAGTTCAACGACCGCTGGTCGCTGAACCTGGGTGGCCGCTTCGACAACTATCGCATCGACGGCAATTTCCTGCCGCGTGGCGCGACCAGCTCGCAGAGCACCAGCGGCAGCTGGAATATCTTCAGCTACCAGACCGGTATCGTCTACAAGCCCGCGCCCAACGGCAGCATCTATCTGTCGTATGCGACGGCGTCCACGCCGCCCACGGTCAGCGGCGGTGACCAGGAAACCCTGACTGCCGATACCGACAGCCTGGATCCGGAGAAGAGCCGTACCATCGAGCTGGGCACCAAGTGGGACGTGCTGAACGAAAAGCTGACCCTGACCGCGGCCATCTACCAGACCGACCGCAAGGATGCGCAGATCCAGGTGGACCCAGGCGTCTTCGAACAGGCGGGCAAGACCCGCGTGCGCGGGCTCGAACTCGGCTTTGCCGGTGCGGTGACGCCCAAGTGGAATGTGTTCGGCGGCTACAGCTACATGGACAGCGAACTGGTCAAGGGGGCCTACAACGGCGTGAACGAAGGCGATCCGCTGGCCAATACCCCGCGCAACAGCTTCAGCCTGTGGAATACCTACAAGCTGCTGCCGAAGTTCACCGTGGGCGGCGGCATCTATTACGTGGGCAAGACCTACGGCGGCAACCAGGGCGGCGGGGGCGGCGGCGCCAATAGCGTCTACATGCCGGCATACTGGCGCTTCGACGCAATGGCGGCCTATCAGGCATCGCCCAACCTGACCTTCCAGCTGAACGTGCTGAACCTGACGGACAAGGAATATTTCGCCCGGACCAATGGCGTGCATCACGCCGATTACGGTCCCGGCCGTCAGGTCATCCTGACCACGTCGCTGCGCTATTGA
- a CDS encoding YkvA family protein yields the protein MRWLKITRLWALRTRQDAMTVWFALRHPATPWYAKALAILTAAYILSPIDLIPDFIPVLGLLDDLILVPILIWATLRALPAPVRADSRERAQAWAARRLARPGSKAGAVFVVIVWIAIAAVIAWWVYVTWFSPVAASAAV from the coding sequence ATGCGTTGGCTGAAGATCACGCGCCTGTGGGCGCTACGAACGCGGCAGGACGCGATGACGGTCTGGTTCGCGTTGCGACATCCCGCCACCCCCTGGTACGCCAAGGCGTTGGCGATCCTGACGGCCGCCTATATCCTGAGCCCCATCGACCTGATACCGGACTTCATACCGGTGCTTGGCCTGCTGGATGACCTGATACTGGTGCCGATCCTGATCTGGGCAACCCTGCGTGCCCTGCCCGCGCCGGTGCGCGCGGACAGCCGCGAACGCGCGCAGGCCTGGGCCGCGCGCAGGCTGGCGCGCCCCGGCAGCAAGGCCGGCGCGGTATTTGTGGTGATCGTGTGGATCGCGATCGCCGCCGTGATCGCGTGGTGGGTCTACGTGACCTGGTTCAGCCCTGTCGCGGCGAGCGCCGCCGTTTGA
- a CDS encoding DUF2818 family protein — MNQTLAVWLLIALALVCANLPFLNERVFALFVWRRNGAPLPKPFWLRLFELLVFYLVVGALGFAFESALGNRFSQGWEFYAIGLCLFLVLAYPGFVIRYLLKRRRSPRQG, encoded by the coding sequence ATGAATCAAACCCTTGCCGTCTGGCTGTTGATCGCGCTGGCGCTGGTCTGCGCCAACCTGCCGTTCCTGAACGAGCGGGTGTTCGCGCTCTTCGTATGGCGCCGGAACGGTGCGCCCCTGCCCAAGCCATTCTGGCTGCGCCTGTTCGAGCTCCTGGTGTTCTACCTGGTCGTCGGCGCCCTGGGGTTCGCTTTCGAGTCCGCGCTGGGCAATCGCTTCTCCCAAGGCTGGGAGTTCTACGCCATCGGCCTGTGCCTGTTCCTGGTGCTGGCGTATCCCGGCTTCGTCATCCGCTACCTGCTCAAACGGCGGCGCTCGCCGCGACAGGGCTGA
- the nuoN gene encoding NADH-quinone oxidoreductase subunit NuoN, with the protein MMHSSLDFALATPEILLLVLGSVILLVDAVSNHPTRKISYVLTLGTLVVLTIISLMQWHDGVKGRAFGGLFVTDDLAHLLKVTSYVAVFVTLVYGRVYSQSRDMLRGGEMYVLSLFGLLGQMVMISAGNLITVYLGLELMSLSLYALIALRRDDATATEAAMKYFVLGALASGFLLYGMSMIYGATGQLDLAQIAAVIGAGKAQYLPLVLGVVFIVAGLAFKLGAAPFHMWVPDVYHGAPTAVTLLLGAAPKLAAFAITLRVLIEAMHSLAADWQPMLLILAVLSLAVGNLTAIAQTNFKRMLAYSTISHMGFVLLGLAAGGQSPAVGYGAALFYIVTYVLTTLGSFGMVLLLSRDGFECDNIDDLKGLNRRSPWHAFIVLVLMVSLTGLPPTVGFYAKLAVLQPLIQMGHVSIAVIAVMFSLIGAFYYLRVVKVVYFDDPVGDVHPVSASCVQRGLMSLNGVLVLLLGIVPGGLMAACVRAVQTSLGL; encoded by the coding sequence ATGATGCACTCCTCACTCGATTTCGCGCTGGCGACGCCGGAGATCCTGCTGCTCGTTCTGGGCTCGGTGATCCTGCTGGTCGATGCGGTCAGCAATCACCCCACGCGCAAGATCAGCTACGTGCTGACCTTGGGCACGCTGGTGGTGCTGACGATCATTTCCCTGATGCAGTGGCACGATGGCGTGAAGGGCAGGGCGTTCGGCGGCCTGTTCGTCACCGACGACCTGGCGCACCTGCTGAAGGTCACGTCCTATGTGGCGGTGTTCGTCACGCTGGTCTACGGCCGCGTCTATTCGCAGTCGCGCGACATGCTGCGTGGCGGCGAAATGTACGTGTTGTCGCTGTTCGGCCTGTTGGGCCAGATGGTGATGATCTCCGCGGGCAACCTGATCACGGTCTACCTGGGCCTGGAGCTGATGTCGCTCTCGCTGTACGCGCTGATCGCGCTGCGCCGCGACGACGCCACGGCCACCGAAGCCGCCATGAAGTACTTCGTGCTGGGCGCGCTGGCCTCCGGTTTCCTGCTGTACGGCATGTCCATGATCTACGGCGCCACGGGCCAGCTGGACCTGGCGCAGATCGCCGCGGTCATCGGCGCCGGCAAGGCGCAGTATCTGCCGCTGGTGCTGGGCGTGGTCTTCATCGTGGCTGGTCTGGCGTTCAAGCTGGGCGCGGCGCCGTTCCATATGTGGGTGCCCGACGTCTACCACGGCGCCCCGACGGCCGTCACGCTGCTGCTGGGCGCCGCGCCCAAGCTGGCGGCCTTCGCGATCACGCTGCGCGTGCTGATCGAAGCCATGCACTCGCTGGCCGCGGATTGGCAACCCATGCTGCTGATCCTGGCGGTGTTGTCGCTGGCGGTCGGCAACCTGACCGCCATCGCGCAAACCAACTTCAAGCGGATGCTGGCCTATTCGACCATTTCGCACATGGGCTTCGTGTTGCTGGGCCTGGCGGCCGGCGGCCAGTCCCCGGCGGTGGGCTACGGCGCGGCGCTGTTCTACATCGTCACCTATGTACTGACGACCCTGGGCAGCTTCGGCATGGTGCTGCTGCTGTCGCGCGATGGTTTCGAGTGCGACAACATCGACGACCTGAAAGGCCTGAACCGCCGCAGCCCCTGGCATGCCTTCATCGTGCTGGTCCTGATGGTGTCGCTGACGGGCCTGCCGCCCACGGTGGGTTTCTACGCCAAGCTGGCCGTGCTGCAGCCGCTGATCCAGATGGGCCATGTCAGTATCGCCGTGATCGCGGTGATGTTCTCGCTGATCGGGGCTTTCTACTACCTGCGCGTCGTCAAGGTCGTGTATTTCGACGATCCCGTGGGCGACGTCCACCCGGTATCGGCTTCCTGCGTGCAGCGCGGGCTGATGTCGCTGAACGGCGTGCTGGTGCTGCTGCTGGGTATCGTACCCGGCGGCCTGATGGCGGCCTGCGTGCGCGCGGTGCAGACGTCCCTGGGCCTGTAA
- a CDS encoding NADH-quinone oxidoreductase subunit M, giving the protein MASHTFPWLTLAVFVPIVFGLLVLALGGDNKRGLTLWLSLIGAVAGLLVTIPLYTGFDASTANMQFVENVPWISTFNVNYHLGVDGISLWFVLLTAFITVIVVLAGWEVITSRVAQYMAAFLILSGLMIGVFVALDGLLFYVFFEATLIPMYIIVGVWGGPNRVYAAFKFFLYTLLGSLLTLVAFIYLWNASGGSFDIMQWHQLKLGMTPQILVFVALLAAFAVKVPMWPVHTWLPDAHVEAPTGGSIVLAAIMLKLGAYGFLRFSLPIAPDASHSLAGLMIALSLIAVIYIGLVAIVQEDMKKLVAYSSVAHMGFVTLGFFIFNTAGVEGAIVQMISHGFVSGAMFMCIGVLYDRVHSRRIADYGGVVNTMPRFVTFFVLFSMANSGLPATSGFVGEFMVIMGAVQHNFWIGLLAATALILGASYSLWMVKRVAFGEIANDHVRALTDINRREFLILGLMAITVLYMGIYPKPFTDVMHASVQALMQHVAISKL; this is encoded by the coding sequence ATGGCATCCCATACTTTTCCCTGGCTTACCCTCGCGGTCTTCGTCCCCATCGTCTTCGGCCTGCTGGTGCTGGCCCTGGGCGGGGACAACAAGCGCGGACTCACGCTGTGGCTGTCCCTGATCGGCGCCGTGGCGGGGCTGCTGGTGACGATTCCCCTGTACACCGGCTTCGACGCGTCGACGGCGAACATGCAGTTCGTCGAAAACGTGCCGTGGATCAGCACCTTCAACGTCAACTACCACCTGGGCGTGGACGGCATATCGCTGTGGTTCGTGCTGCTGACCGCCTTCATCACGGTCATCGTGGTGCTGGCGGGCTGGGAAGTGATCACCAGCCGCGTCGCGCAGTACATGGCGGCCTTCCTGATCCTGTCGGGCCTGATGATAGGCGTGTTCGTCGCGCTGGACGGCCTGCTGTTCTACGTCTTCTTCGAAGCCACCCTGATCCCGATGTACATCATCGTGGGCGTGTGGGGCGGGCCGAACCGCGTCTACGCCGCGTTCAAGTTCTTCCTGTACACGCTGCTGGGATCGCTGCTCACGCTGGTGGCCTTCATCTACCTGTGGAACGCGTCGGGCGGCTCGTTCGACATCATGCAGTGGCACCAGCTGAAGCTGGGCATGACCCCGCAGATACTGGTGTTCGTCGCCTTGCTGGCGGCCTTCGCGGTGAAGGTGCCGATGTGGCCGGTGCACACCTGGCTGCCGGATGCCCACGTGGAAGCGCCCACGGGCGGCTCCATCGTGCTGGCCGCCATCATGCTGAAGCTGGGCGCCTACGGCTTCCTGCGCTTTTCGCTGCCCATCGCGCCGGACGCCTCGCACAGCCTGGCCGGCCTGATGATCGCCCTGTCGCTGATCGCGGTGATCTACATCGGCCTGGTCGCCATCGTGCAAGAGGACATGAAGAAGCTGGTGGCGTACTCGTCGGTGGCCCACATGGGCTTCGTCACGCTGGGTTTCTTCATCTTCAACACGGCCGGCGTCGAAGGCGCCATCGTGCAGATGATCTCGCACGGCTTCGTGTCGGGCGCCATGTTCATGTGCATCGGCGTGCTGTATGACCGTGTGCACAGCCGCCGCATCGCCGATTACGGCGGCGTGGTGAACACGATGCCGCGCTTCGTGACGTTCTTCGTGCTGTTCTCCATGGCCAACAGCGGCTTGCCGGCCACCAGCGGTTTCGTGGGCGAATTCATGGTGATCATGGGCGCCGTGCAGCACAACTTCTGGATCGGCCTGCTCGCGGCCACGGCGCTGATCCTTGGCGCGTCCTACTCGCTCTGGATGGTCAAGCGCGTGGCCTTCGGCGAAATCGCCAACGATCACGTGCGCGCGCTGACCGACATCAATCGCCGCGAATTCCTGATCCTGGGCCTGATGGCGATTACCGTGCTGTACATGGGGATCTATCCCAAGCCCTTTACCGACGTGATGCATGCGTCGGTGCAGGCCCTGATGCAACACGTTGCCATCTCGAAACTGTAA